A part of Miscanthus floridulus cultivar M001 chromosome 6, ASM1932011v1, whole genome shotgun sequence genomic DNA contains:
- the LOC136460855 gene encoding uncharacterized protein: MAEGSSRGYPSGSGEGWRLVLHDPDVVEVSAETAAQWSSSRRKKLKLPQEVPPAFVFQKANQAVIPSDIIELDADDDPDGVMIIGEKISNQKNKQAVVHMDWPEHTTELQSGMSTNLAGPSAIPVIDAFPWDGLGGHHYNVAGPTAIPATNFYPWDGLGAYHGGALLPPFYSNEFVGAPGEDHSNKYYNYSTSLMESGSSFSSGTNNYMDVPPGAGAVLPWGYMPSTEMPHQPSQTKVVNSEIDEKYKTFKQFDTVSDYSDNFYALTGQRNVHAVKKPSKAWVKRIQHEWKVLEKDLPETIYVRVYEDRMDLLRAVIVGPSGTPYHDGLFFFDVYFPSRYPSKPPLVNYRSGGLRLNPNLYECGKVCLSLLNTWSGTGCEMWNPSNSTMLQVLVSIQALVLNSKPYFNEPGYAMHANTSQGEKQSMAYNEETFLLSCRTMQYSLRNPPKHFEDFIVGHFRNYGHKILKGCKSYMDGAQVGCLVGDGVQDVDEGDKSCSNNFKASLKPLFEDLLKEFTNIGVNCDEFRNPGDTNIEADTILKPIVLLPPLAGMARPQRHDASAHHFLLLHLLLLLPSAKAASFSTLCGSTPPRDLQQSHGADLAVPSSITAGHFSGGGDLRFARDRPYTRALTFYPRGSSARATSEPAVTHLSATLTLEGTRARFGWRARDSGRPHSVSFDLDGYYYYSSTATSTAEAELCMVGSGSYAREDGFGVVVLSDVVLRLHLPQPSNLSRPFVTGSVKGTGFGPIALLAYAEDDYAYGQAASCPAPPVPVRQVLRAAAGDHSCHQLRALLRSSYSLEYRPNEHDGASSSSFPLRLRHGSMYVNQMRCAADGAVRAYMVFYANQSDASPSSNYTAVGRRTFVIGDKALVADGFWDPKRTQLCLRACRVASSAKPRADLQVRECGIGVSFWFPAVWSIRDRSIVAGMIWNTSGNSDAGNTAGVISVSRTGSYRGNLSGISYNYTRVEEAKKHYDSNPALSKERKGRFPGNYSYRDFTFRFFLEKQGLTGYARPVTIGSALVEGDEMMADAAFSQHGAAEVNKQRLLNVSYSLEYQVASANASSPRLQLQRISAEGVYDIKTGSLCLVACQVTNGSSDDCDVLVTFQFAPVNSVEGERGIGTITSLRKKGDPRYFEAMYFVSYGMTVQQMEQSSSRMDMESIMMVVSMTLSCVFTALQLRHVNKHPEALPATSVTMLVVLALGYAIPLVLNLEDMYTDTRRRYILHLTSAGWLDLNEFMLRVSTMLALVLQLRLLQLALSRRSTDPAGSKHEDSSSSDAERSTLWICLPLYVLGAVVVWIVHMSDGPRASAFSISAPSGPALVDDFAAYAGLILDGFLLPQVVSNAFSGSRVTALSPWFYAGGTVIRAAPHVYDVFRKHNYVPSWNWKPTTYMYASPRDDLFGVAWDVAIPCGATLLAALLFLQQRLGGAFLCCSKSRRLGSGEYEMVSTTTISS; this comes from the exons ATGGCGGAGGGCTCTTCTAG GGGTTACCCGTCCGGCTCCGGGGAGGGGTGGAGATTGGTGCTCCACGACCCCGACGTCGTCGAGGTGTCGGCGGAGACTGCCGCTCAGTGGAGCTCTTCCCGTCGCAAGAAGCTGAAGCTGCCCCAG gagGTTCCCCCTGCTTTTGTATTTCAGAAAGCAAACCAAGCA GTTATTCCTTCTGACATAATTGAACTTGATGCTGATGATGATCCTGATGGAGTTATGATAATTGGTGAGAAGATATCAAATCAGAAGAATAAGCAAGCAGTTGTTCATATGGATTGGCCAGAGCATACAACG GAACTACAGAGTGGTATGTCTACAAATTTGGCTGGCCCAAGTGCTATTCCTGTCATAGATGCTTTCCCATGGGATGGCCTGGGAGGTCATCATTACAATGTTGCTGGTCCAACTGCTATTCCTGCCACAAATTTTTATCCTTGGGATGGCCTAGGAGCGTATCATGGAGGTGCACTGTTACCCCCATTTTATTCTAATGAGTTTGTTGGGGCACCTGGAGAGGATCACAGTAATAAATACTATAATTATAGCACTTCACTGATGGAAAGTGGTAGCAGCTTTAGCTCTGGTACGAATAATTACATGGATGTTCCACCTGGTGCGGGAGCAGTTTTACCATGGGGGTACATGCCTTCAACTGAGATGCCACATCAGCCCAGTCAAACTAAGGTCGTCAACAGTGAAATTGATGAAAAGTACAAGACATTTAAACAGTTTGATACTGTTAGTGACTACAGTGACAATTTCTATGCATTGACAGGCCAAAGGAATGTTCATGCTGTTAAGAAG CCATCAAAGGCCTGGGTGAAGCGGATTCAACATGAGTGGAAAGTCTTAGAGAAGGATTTGCCAG AGACAATATATGTACGAGTTTATGAGGATAGAATGGACTTGCTTAGAGCTGTCATCGTTGGACCATCAGGCACTCCATATCATGATGGGCTTTTCTTCTTTGATGTCTATTTCCCTTCTCGATATCCAAGTAAACCTCCG CTAGTGAATTACCGATCTGGAGGATTGCGGCTTAACCCAAATCTCTATGAGTGTGGTAAAGTCTGTCTTAGCCTCTTAAACACCTGGTCTGGTACTGGATGCGAGATGTGGAACCCATCTAATTCAACCATGTTGCAAGTCCTGGTCTCCATTCAGGCGTTAGTGTTGAATTCCAAACCTTATTTCAATGAACCTGGGTATGCAATGCATGCTAACACTTCTCAAGGCGAGAAGCAATCTATGGCATACAATGAAGAAACGTTTTTGCTATCCTGCAGAACAATGCAGTACTCTCTTCGGAATCCACCAAAG CATTTCGAGGACTTCATTGTTGGCCATTTCCGCAACTATGGGCACAAAATCCTGAAGGGATGCAAGTCATACATGGACGGTGCCCAAGTTGGTTGCCTTGTCGGAGACGGCGTGCAGGATGTTGACGAGGGTGACAAAAGTTGCTCCAACAACTTCAAGGCCTCACTTAAGCCGTTATTCGAGGACCTACTGAAGGAATTCACCAATATAGGAGTCAACTGTGATGAATTCCGGAATCCTGGAGATACTAACATTGAAGCAGACACCATACTGAAG CCCATCGTCTTGCTGCCTCCACTTGCCGGAATGGCGCGGCCTCAGAGGCACGACGCCTCCGCTCACCACTtccttctcctccacctcctGCTGCTGCTTCCCTCCGCCAAAGCAGCGTCCTTCTCCACGCTCTGCGGCTCCACTCCCCCGCGCGACCTGCAGCAATCCCATGGCGCAGACCTCGCTGTCCCTTCTTCGATCACCGCCGGTCACTTCTCCGGCGGCGGCGATCTCCGCTTCGCCCGCGACCGTCCCTACACCCGCGCCCTGACCTTCTACCCCCGCGGCAGCTCGGCCAGGGCCACCTCGGAACCCGCCGTTACCCATCTCTCTGCCACGCTCACCCTCGAGGGGACCCGCGCCCGCTTCGGCTGGCGCGCCCGCGACAGTGGCCGCCCCCACTCCGTGTCTTTCGACCTCGACGGCTACTACTACTACAGCTCCACCGCCACTTCCACCGCGGAGGCGGAGCTCTGCATGGTCGGCTCCGGCTCTTACGCTAGGGAAGATGGCTTCGGTGTGGTCGTCCTCTCTGACGTCGTGCTCCGCCTCCACCTGCCGCAGCCGTCCAACCTCTCCCGGCCCTTCGTCACCGGCAGCGTCAAGGGCACCGGCTTCGGTCCCATCGCCCTCCTCGCGTATGCCGAGGATGACTACGCGTACGGACAGGCCGCCTCCTGCCCGGCGCCGCCCGTCCCAGTGCGACAGGTGCTCCGCGCGGCCGCGGGGGACCACTCGTGCCACCAGCTCAGGGCGCTGCTCCGAAGCTCCTACAGCCTGGAGTACAGACCCAATGAGCACGACGGTGCTAGCAGCAGCAGCTTCCCGCTGCGGCTGCGCCACGGGAGTATGTACGTGAACCAGATGCGCTGTGCCGCCGACGGCGCCGTGCGCGCGTACATGGTGTTCTACGCCAATCAATCGGACGCCTCACCATCCAGCAACTACACGGCAGTGGGGAGGCGTACCTTCGTGATCGGAGACAAGGCGCTCGTCGCCGACGGGTTCTGGGACCCGAAGCGAACCCAGCTCTGCCTGCGGGCGTGCCGGGTGGCGAGTTCGGCCAAGCCCCGCGCCGACCTACAAGTCCGCGAGTGCGGGATCGGGGTCAGCTTCTGGTTCCCGGCTGTGTGGTCGATCCGGGACCGGAGCATCGTGGCTGGGATGATCTGGAACACGAGCGGGAACAGCGACGCCGGCAACACAGCAGGCGTGATCTCGGTGTCAAGAACCGGGAGCTACAGGGGCAACCTCTCCGGCATCAGCTACAACTACACCCGGGTGGAGGAGGCCAAGAAGCACTACGACTCCAACCCGGCGTTGAGCAAGGAGCGCAAGGGCAGGTTCCCCGGTAACTACTCGTATCGGGACTTCACGTTCCGATTCTTCCTGGAGAAACAAGGTTTGACCGGGTATGCCAGGCCAGTCACCATTGGCTCCGCCTTGGTTGAAGGGGACGAGATGATGGCTGACGCGGCCTTCTCTCAGCATGGAGCAGCGGAGGTCAACAAGCAGAGGCTGTTGAATGTCAGCTACAGTTTGGAATACCAGGTTGCCTCTGCGAATGCGAGTTCGCCTCGGTTGCAATTGCAACGCATCTCCGCGGAGGGTGTCTATGACATTAAGACAGGCTCCCTGTGCCTGGTGGCGTGCCAAGTGACCAATGGTTCGTCCGACGACTGCGACGTCCTAGTGACCTTCCAGTTCGCTCCGGTGAACTCCGTGGAGGGAGAGCGTGGGATTGGGACGATCACGAGCCTGAGAAAGAAGGGCGATCCTCGGTACTTCGAAGCAATGTACTTCGTCTCGTACGGGATGACCGTGCAGCAGATGGAGCAGTCCAGCTCCAGGATGGACATGGAGAGCATCATGATGGTGGTCTCCATGACGTTGTCCTGCGTCTTCACCGCCCTGCAGCTGCGCCATGTGAACAAGCACCCCGAGGCGCTCCCGGCCACGTCGGTCACCATGCTCGTCGTCCTGGCCCTTGGCTACGCGATCCCTCTCGTGCTCAACCTCGAGGACATGTACACGGACACCCGGAGGCGGTACATCCTCCATCTGACGAGCGCCGGGTGGCTGGATCTGAACGAGTTCATGCTGAGGGTCAGCACCATGCTGGCGCTGGTTCTGCAGCTGCGCCTCCTCCAGCTTGCCCTGTCGCGGAGATCGACGGATCCAGCGGGGAGCAAACACGAGGACTCGTCGTCGTCCGACGCCGAGAGGAGCACGCTCTGGATATGCCTCCCGCTGTACGTCCTCGGTGCAGTCGTGGTCTGGATAGTCCACATGAGCGATGGTCCACGAGCAAGTGCGTTCTCTATTTCTGCCCCGTCGGGACCGGCGTTGGTGGACGACTTCGCGGCCTACGCGGGGCTGATCCTGGACGGGTTCCTGCTACCCCAGGTCGTCTCCAACGCGTTCTCGGGCTCCAGGGTGACGGCGCTCTCGCCGTGGTTCTACGCCGGCGGCACCGTGATCCGCGCGGCGCCGCACGTGTACGACGTGTTCAGGAAGCACAACTACGTGCCGAGCTGGAACTGGAAGCCGACGACGTACATGTACGCGAGCCCTCGCGACGACCTCTTCGGCGTCGCGTGGGACGTCGCCATACCGTGCGGGGCTACGTTGCTCGCCGCGCTTCTGTTCCTGCAGCAGCGGCTTGGGGGCGCGTTCTTGTGCTGTTCGAAGAGTAGACGGTTGGGCTCGGGCGAGTACGAGATGGTCTCCACGACCACCATTAGCTCTTAG